A segment of the Sanyastnella coralliicola genome:
TTCCAAAGCTTGTACTTCTTGTAGCGTGTTGCCAGCAGAATCAATAGTAGCGGTGTAGACCTCCATGCGACGTGCGTCTATCATAGGGAGGTAATGATCAAACCCCGGATGTTCTTCCCGAGCTTGGGCCGCCATATGCTCCAATGTTGAAAGTGCAATCAACGGTAGATCTAATGCGAAACACAATCCTTTGGCGGCAGCGGTTCCAATGCGCAAACCAGTATATGATCCTGGTCCTTTACTGATTGCTATCGCGGAAAGGTCTTTGGAACGATTACCAATAACCTCTTTGATTAATACATGCAGTCGCTCAGCGTGGATGTACTTTTCGCTGTGTTCCTCTTTCAAGCTGATCAGACCACTTTCATCCGAAAGGGCAACTGAGCAGTTCTTGGTGGCACTTTCAATACTGAGGATTAGACTCATTCTTCAGACTCTTCGTCTTTTGCATCACTGTCTTTCACCTTCACGCGCTTTCCGTTCTTAAGGTTTTCAGAAACCTCTTTATACGGTCCGCTGATGACGACATCGCCGTCTTCTAATCCATTAATGATCTCGATGTACTTACTGTCTTGAAGTCCGGTCTCAACCACACGAATCATGGATTGGCCGTTCTCCAAAACGAACACACAAGTAAGGTCTTCCTTGTCTTCGTCATCGTCAGAATCGTCATTGCCACCGTTGATGTATTGGCTGTACGCGTTCGATGCTGTATCTGAACGGGTAGTCACCGCTTTGATAGGAATCGCGAGAACATCTTCTGCTTTATCGGTCATGATTTCCACCGTTGCCGACATGCCCGGACGGAAAGGCGAGAGGTGCTCTTCACCTTCCTTCATCAAGTGTTTATAGCTCGATGGAAGAATACGCACCTTCACAGAGAAGTTGGTTACTTGATCCATGCTTAGCGCTGATGAAGTCAAGGAATTCAATGCAGTATTGCTGATCTCAGTAACCACGCCTTTGAATTCTTCGTCGATGTAAGCATCAACTTCAACGATGGCTGTATCACCCAAAGAGACGAGAACAATGTCGCTTTCGTTGACTTCTACATTCACTTCCATGCTGCTGAGGTCAGATACCTTCATGATCGTCTCTCCTTGCATCATGCTGGTTCCGAGAACGGCTTCACCTACTTCCTTGGTCAACGCTGTCACTGTTCCTCCCATTGGAGCTTTGAGTTCTGTTCGTTTAAGGTTATCCGCCGCTTCACGGTATGACGCTTCCGCGCTAGCGATAGAAAACTGAGCCGATTTAATACTCTGTTCAGCTGCTTCAACTTCAGCCTTGCTCACTTCAAAGTTCGAAAGTGCTTGGTCGTAGTCTGCTTGAGAAATGGCCCCTTGTTCGAACAGTTGTTGGCTACGCTCAAAAGAACGTTCAGCAGCAAGGAACTGCGCCTCAGATTGAAGCTTGCGTGCCTTCGAAGACGCCAGTGTAGAGCGAGAGGTATTCACCGCCGCCTGCGCACGGCCCAAAGCCGATTGGTAAATGTCAGGGTTGATGCCGACCAAAAGGTCACCAGGACCAACCAAATCACCTTCTTTCACTGGAAGGTCAAGGATCAGTCCGCTTACTTCAGCAGAGATCATCACCTCCACTTCTGGTTGGATCTTACCGCTGGCAGAAACGGTTTCAGTAATCGTACGAATCGATGTGTTATCTGTTGAGACTTCTACTCCTTTGCGTTTCCCACCAAAAACAGCAGCGAGTACAGCAATAAGTATGATCACCCCAAGAGAGATCAGAATGATTTTGACTGTTTTAGACATTAGCGTAGCGTTATAGGTTGTCCCATGTAGAATTCAACCACTTTGACTCTAAACAGGTAGTCGTATTTGTTACGGATCAGGTCTGCACGTGCATTGTCTAGACGCACGCGAGAAGCAGTGAACTCCACAATGGTAGAAGCTCCTTCTTCGAAACGAACTGTTGCATATTCCATCGCTTTTTCTGCAGCGCTCACACTGAGCTCAGCAGCTCGGTAGTTATTTAAGGCAGCGAGTGCATCTGCATATGCCGACTCTACATTTTGTGTCAAGGTCAACTTTGCTTGCTCAAGGTTGAGCTCAGCAGTTTCCATGTTGATCTGGGCACGTTGCATGTTTCCGTGCGTTGAGAAGCCGTTGAAAATTGGAATAGACAGACTGAAGAAGAGACTAGAGTTTACGTTGTCTCTGATCTGATCATTGAATGCTTTTGTTTCGAATCCATCAGTGTAAGTGAAGTCTTGAGTGACAACGAGGTCACCGCTGCCTTCTACAAATCCAATAGGAATGGTTCCAGCAGGCACCAATTCACCTTGGGGAACAGATGTTGCTCCTGAGTAACCTGAACCGTAAGAGTAGCTCGCTGATAAGTTAGGAGACATACCACCTTTGGCAATTTGAACACCTGTTTGGGCGCTGGCCACTGACGCTTCTGCGCTCTTGATTTCAGGGAAACTGTTTACAGCCATGTTTGTGGCAGTTTCGGCCGATCCAGGGAGAGTCAATGTGCCAAGGTCGCCTAAGTCTGGCGCGACAATGCTGAATGATCCGGCTTCTTCGCTTGGAACCAAGATTAGCTGGCGCAGCGAGAGGTACGCGAGATTACGGTTATTCTCAGCAGTAATGACACTTGCTTGATCACTTGAATATTGCGCTTGGATATCGAGAAGATCGCCTTCAGGAGCGGCACCTACTTCAACCAATTTCTGGATACGATCAAGTTGTTGTTCCGTTGACTGAAGGTTGCTCTGTGCAATCTTTAAGAACTCCTCTTGGAACAACACATTGAGGTAGGTATTCGCCACATTCAAAGCGATGTCGTTCTGCATGCGCAAGAGATTCTGTTTCTGCGCTTCAAAATCTTGTGTGCTTTGCTTGTAGCGATTTAGGTTCTGGAAACCATTGAAAATAGTGAGCCGTGTACTCAATCCAAGGCTATTGCTTCGGATACGTTCAGAGGCGAACTGGTTGGTGAACGGGTCAATGGTTTGACCCCAGTTGTATCCGTGAGACGCAGATGCGTTCAACGACGGTAGCATTGTACCGAAGTTTTGAAGCTTGTTGACCGCATTCAGTTCAAGCTGTAGTTCGCTTTGCTTGATTGAGATATTGTTCGCGAAGGCGTGATCAATACAACGCTTCAAAGACCACGGTTCCTGCGCCTGCAAAGAGACTGCGAGGAATAGGCCGAGAGAAAGAGTTAGAATTTTGGACATGGCAATTGTGTTCAATGACAAACATAGCCATATCCTATGCCCTGCATGTGGGCATTATTATGAACGATTGTTAATCAGGGGCGAACGGCAAGAGCCTGCCGTTTAGCGTATCAGATCGCGATGAGCTCGATCTCAATACGGCGGTTAGCCTCATTTTGCCAGTCAGTAACTGGGTCTGGGTAGATCATTTCTGTGTTTCCAGCTCCCTTAGTAGTGATACGAGATTCTTCGATACCACGACTAATCAAGTAATCGCGCACGGCTGCAGCGCGAGACTCACTTGCCTTGAAATAGAAACGCTGACTTTTCTTGTTGTCAGGACCATTAACGTGTCCGATCACAGCAATCTTAATCGTTGGATTGATCTTCA
Coding sequences within it:
- the tsaB gene encoding tRNA (adenosine(37)-N6)-threonylcarbamoyltransferase complex dimerization subunit type 1 TsaB, producing the protein MSLILSIESATKNCSVALSDESGLISLKEEHSEKYIHAERLHVLIKEVIGNRSKDLSAIAISKGPGSYTGLRIGTAAAKGLCFALDLPLIALSTLEHMAAQAREEHPGFDHYLPMIDARRMEVYTATIDSAGNTLQEVQALELAKESFNHLSGTVLTFGDGAGKCEGFLQHPSMEFNSSFLPSAKGMSLLAHSALANKETVDPAYFEPYYLKEFVAGKPKSLL
- a CDS encoding efflux RND transporter periplasmic adaptor subunit, yielding MSKTVKIILISLGVIILIAVLAAVFGGKRKGVEVSTDNTSIRTITETVSASGKIQPEVEVMISAEVSGLILDLPVKEGDLVGPGDLLVGINPDIYQSALGRAQAAVNTSRSTLASSKARKLQSEAQFLAAERSFERSQQLFEQGAISQADYDQALSNFEVSKAEVEAAEQSIKSAQFSIASAEASYREAADNLKRTELKAPMGGTVTALTKEVGEAVLGTSMMQGETIMKVSDLSSMEVNVEVNESDIVLVSLGDTAIVEVDAYIDEEFKGVVTEISNTALNSLTSSALSMDQVTNFSVKVRILPSSYKHLMKEGEEHLSPFRPGMSATVEIMTDKAEDVLAIPIKAVTTRSDTASNAYSQYINGGNDDSDDDEDKEDLTCVFVLENGQSMIRVVETGLQDSKYIEIINGLEDGDVVISGPYKEVSENLKNGKRVKVKDSDAKDEESEE
- a CDS encoding TolC family protein, yielding MSKILTLSLGLFLAVSLQAQEPWSLKRCIDHAFANNISIKQSELQLELNAVNKLQNFGTMLPSLNASASHGYNWGQTIDPFTNQFASERIRSNSLGLSTRLTIFNGFQNLNRYKQSTQDFEAQKQNLLRMQNDIALNVANTYLNVLFQEEFLKIAQSNLQSTEQQLDRIQKLVEVGAAPEGDLLDIQAQYSSDQASVITAENNRNLAYLSLRQLILVPSEEAGSFSIVAPDLGDLGTLTLPGSAETATNMAVNSFPEIKSAEASVASAQTGVQIAKGGMSPNLSASYSYGSGYSGATSVPQGELVPAGTIPIGFVEGSGDLVVTQDFTYTDGFETKAFNDQIRDNVNSSLFFSLSIPIFNGFSTHGNMQRAQINMETAELNLEQAKLTLTQNVESAYADALAALNNYRAAELSVSAAEKAMEYATVRFEEGASTIVEFTASRVRLDNARADLIRNKYDYLFRVKVVEFYMGQPITLR